The Drosophila innubila isolate TH190305 chromosome 3R unlocalized genomic scaffold, UK_Dinn_1.0 2_E_3R, whole genome shotgun sequence genome has a segment encoding these proteins:
- the LOC117790899 gene encoding homeotic protein empty spiracles, with protein sequence MTKMIPPVPTSAVMLPTPKQKIGFSIDSIVGNDATAVAAAGNPDQQPGSPQPERNGPGSPPQTPPAAGLTLLPATPTPPHHLMAPPPHHAAHVLSPHMATHPHPHPHAHQHPHLSPAQQHALHQHLLLQQQQQQQQQQQHQQGTPKSHHDIQELLQRLHHNAAVASSLSPLQTRLSPIGDVNSSPVAVSMKRERSPAPPGAEQRENPAQRIQPPHTPPKSVSPQSSQPSSSPTLLISSPHNTPPQQHQSQQPPSYPKPPVMHPSGGPGPNPLMLPGMPPAGLVRPFPMGPGGPPPSGQPGMPDIKALPPYINTPPELAPQHNPHLIAAAQFQMAAALQAGHVLGPAAAAAAAAGLPPHAAASFMGNPGMPRESYPLYPWLLSRHGRIFPHRFPGNFLLQPFRKPKRIRTAFSPSQLLKLEHAFESNQYVVGAERKALAQSLNLSETQVKVWFQNRRTKHKRMQQEDEKGGGSGSERNMHNGSGDEDDDELIDMEMDDCASDDEHDLDASH encoded by the exons ATGACTAAAATGATTCCGCCGGTACCCACCTCAGCCGTCATGTTGCCCACACCCAAGCAGAAGATTGGCTTCAGCATCGACTCCATTGTTGGCAACGATGCGACGGCTGTTGCCGCGGCCGGCAATCCGGATCAGCAGCCCGGCAGCCCACAGCCGGAACGCAATGGACCCGGTTCTCCGCCACAAACGCCGCCCGCTGCTGGGTTGACATTGCTGCCAGCGACGCCCACGCCACCGCATCATCTGATGGCACCGCCACCACATCATGCTGCTCACGTGCTGTCACCTCACATGGCAAcgcatccacatccgcatccgcatgcACATCAGCATCCACATCTCTCGCCAGCCCAACAGCATGCTCTGCATCAACATCTGCTgctccagcaacaacaacagcaacaacaacaacaacagcatcaacagggCACACCAAAGTCTCATCATGATATTCAGGAGTTGCTCCAGCGTCTGCATCACAATGCCGCCGTCGCCAGCAGCCTCAGCCCGCTCCAAACGCGTCTCTCGCCTATCGGAGATGTTAATTCCTCACCAGTTGCCGTCTCGATGAAACGCGAGCGTTCGCCAGCTCCGCCTGGTGCTGAGCAACGGGAGAATCCCGCCCAGCGTATTCAGCCGCCTCACACACCGCCCAAGTCCGTCTCGCCGCAATCCTCGCAGCCCTCATCTTCGCCCACATTGCTGATCAGCAGTCCACACAATACTCCGCCACAGCAGCATCAATCGCAGCAGCCGCCCAGCTACCCGAAGCCACCTGTAATGCATCCATCTGGCGGTCCAGGTCCCAATCCCCTCATGCTGCCCGGTATGCCTCCAGCCGGCTTAGTGCGCCCCTTCCCTATGGGCCCAGGCGGTCCACCGCCATCCGGACAGCCCGGTATGCCGGACATCAAGGCGCTGCCGCCGTACATCAACACGCCGCCAGAGCTGGCACCTCAACACAATCCTCATCTGATTGCCGCCGCCCAGTTTCAAATGGCCGCTGCTCTCCAGGCCGGCCATGTGCTCGGTCCGGCGGCagccgccgcagcagcagccggTCTACCGCCTCACGCCGCCGCCTCCTTCATGGGTAATCCCGGCATGCCGCGTGAAAGCTATCCGCTCTATCCATGGCTCTTGAGTCGCCACGGACGCATCTTTCCGCACCGCTTTCCAGGAA ACTTCCTTCTGCAACCTTTCCGCAAACCGAAGCGCATTCGCACCGCATTCTCGCCATCCCAGCTGCTGAAATTGGAGCACGCCTTCGAGAGCAATCAGTATGTGGTGGGAGCGGAGAGAAAGGCACTTGCCCAGTCACTGAATCTTTCGGAGACGCAGGTCAAAGTCTGGTTCCAGAATCGACGCACCAAGCACAAACGCATGCAGCAGGAGGACGAGAAGGGAGGCGGCTCCGGATCCGAGCGTAATATGCACAACGGCAGCGGAGATGAGGATGATGACGAGCTCATCGACATGGAAATGGATGATTGTGCCAGCGATGATGAGCATGATCTCGATGCAAGTCATTAA